A single Ciona intestinalis chromosome 12, KH, whole genome shotgun sequence DNA region contains:
- the LOC104266316 gene encoding serine-protein kinase ATM-like isoform X1, with the protein MSYLLDQLRNSCHCLECDKVTDRKKNADNIKRLIQHPEVVQQLNELWARPGKTKLSYTIVFMAIHGYIFKESELLNHKVQNLTPSMRKTKLQKLKEISGLLRLVVKTACKDGPKIKSQEFLDAVFVILRHDFQKVHLGGTYLHLLVHELLTSRVQISHVTPQQWKDILFICCSSFENGDFYGVGVVRAMQIIKSLLLCVLMQCQISNFEFLFSFFNNCIKKKSQCSGTVLEPTLTCMLEFCKTKVCSNTHEVLLLGKATLPMLVGLLSSKATTDVAKTKILEFSLFQIQALNHYSLVGDTYYWTDNHQWGELLKNLLFHTETFICSNKHNADQFPNCKGTDVAVELSSVILIHFFSMKQQHKSSIMPVEPADQNGVTFSQIFQPSCIVDLVKQRIETQSLSNAQWWLKVLQTLLQKPDIFTQKDLLHFTYALYELLTRKISNEVTTDVLTCLCYMCVWKPTNEQSDNYLFKIWRKVFEITRQFASSLVTLKNLSLSNSAFTLMSSVLQNDQEHKFKILGNTPNLLNSLWPVIYMSQRPTRGFLLFLCTWIKIHGLEEIADSSLVTQLKKEQCNSFQIKQCMPIRCGILDWLLQFLNSKTQDSSLLLKDSAASDATAMNSSDFDVKIASILLIALCCEDPRACLQRFLAKSFEFSLVSVEFETPEGAFWFTTAASKFSGSFWEKKVSAEIPTLVYEDVPEVLPCKYFHDALSKHIANNTQDLATLQLNEPNIEIIKKNLTTLNLLVYLSMKWPFHDWEKNLEKVSTVLSAISDQLKRLQLSYKDSTHNNAVYGALTAILDGLLSANTVISQTSNSRKQKILEFLLKKLDSVHEVTLEIFRISVFSGRFDADAGNGSSSNCEDFGRMGSEDLEGSFSQHPNPPPEGRREHAAIEILYEDAKGRNGASTTTESTPSRKELARVSTKLIVGIERLLKLNKWTDMLDIFNDDQFKIADDTKATSLVYFMKHLGSCIGHSFTESAAKSLIKLMRSLFRCHYQDQLLCAACLEALSRIIAKFPFSQESGNILCHHDVVSLLQIIQKLISKETCGAEVKIGYIMCLSALFNTYTSQENNFEDPGSLQSKFGVSCSIIEFLADGNSAVRFCCIYHLRNLFKPVQSGNNAYEKLQFHKELLTQICKVGRFCDFRKKPSQTTAQKVAEYNIQKLHFLNTYVLALCSVVCHKSYNLDQQVIMEICNATRGFEHLENDREIFGKFIEISCSVTKFFTLENCGPLGTKLKIYISKFLPYILSQWCQHRENTWKMFPYFLFGCHTMSEFTKTHYSSFIPVLVAESSGKKDKMAAVLKYYDNVKVVQSCLASILPFVVVNVAAKSSKTSQIFLKIEKQKCIEIIQWLASVSEYNSKSQMVLHNLPIVLHNLFLMYHPLCEDHDTDLCCMSNTDPNPFAFAGIDETHLEACLCTLLQLCNAQYNTDGQSWKPALISLLVESSNFHTVLLSMQEEISSAVNVVEQKRALLAYRYFCLFVVENLELLGEMQNFFLRSTICIFFHHAIEVSEMVKSPGKTSHLCYPTLACICINTCFNVYTAVSQLGSLNCIEILASRPVVHIALLALFSISNACDMDRDNINLSVSELYLFLMENNKMQTAYQPALHAYPVSTRNTLYARIQNSNITNTPVLPYENSNITKTEILQILLQSIEDSIIMDGLGYYIDNLQEGILLQTIETLQDMNKNERKRNQILLKSQFNKSLKFSFENSKIKVLIGKFIGLVGSEICEDTELEQQQQENSCFTALLNELCTLVFHTHLPTAKAAVDSTIKLVKIKHIQKSLSSIPQHKRTLEVLKGFNIKTKTEETATQCDKSLLNNQQLWSCRHKNFKTWITELTTAMLLACEIQHLHALVGICRLSPTLCSHVLPHTILQVLLYDQAMKDVLSNGIMASLNSAFEENNLPLNHSSLHTILLTLQYLRENGTCNTANFAQQSSNRNQPKVFGPNSLSYLLDINLLTAAKVSLICGSSYQAILYTESWADSVEDSMYKSAQQSNGNSDRVKFPRGSTSRTTSAHISSTTTSNPVSNIVNFLDAEKRKSLIQFRQLGKCCALDVMQELGKQGKDAISILTEAYNFIGDVDGLYGVIVSPVHGSQDAPLLNMYEKEGCWDKLLKSHDLLLSIPGGSKSNMGEVVASLQNCSLSHVCDMYMRGISKDHTAFASDELLQDLQYKSVWTAGQWDVASLHGVHGMHGAAKTSFHKHMFHAMHAMHNNCPLKFTLALENGRTHAVLKLLGEPLKSVSSNLEPVVSRLQCLSEMEEIERILRNTGDLQQAVNTWVSNPVFPGSYSKFEDVDLVMSCRTTLFSLLLSRSENEENSLHESYLQHLLNCVKISCHYKQLQHAKKVLVKLKTATQMCVNETSMVGWPFKIHLEEAKLLWEEQDQVFALAMLQNLKRQLNPCAIVDDHVTLVHAETLRVLGTWLHELHFVGPSEILEEYLYKALKMSENLMNSLSNDKLQGGTTREIVAACFTLAKFADQQYLQITKYKLSNEYAQKKALAEAPTQEMLSMKKMGEQLSRKTQILVSKNSNLDLKELTRIEDKEEKFLKCALETYIKCLKMSDEHDTLMNRICSLWFSNNLLAITNDIISDGHSSLPSYKYIPLAYQLAARLKTPTNDSYFQNMLQEILLRVTVDHPYHTLFVILALTHAHKDEEKYAPPPSKRTKSERNKKNTVTTSTITAALNLLAKVERVKPDLVSATKLLSLLYIEFANFDASPWKNQPGQKISLPKSLPFYKLCERNSKLSLKIQQVNLPTTYTPVDKTAIYDDSVGMSDSKFQPYSKPVVA; encoded by the exons ATGTCTTATTTATTGGACCAACTTCGAAATTCATGTCATTGCTTGGAGTGTGATAAAGTGACAGACAGAAAAAAGAATGCAGACAACATAAAGAGACTCATACAACACCCAGAg GTAGTCCAGCAATTAAATGAACTATGGGCAAGACCAGGGAAGACCAAGCTGTCGTACACCATTGTTTTTATGGCAATACACGG GTACATCTTCAAGGAGTCCGAACTCTTAAACCACAAAGTTCAAAATCTCACTCCTTCCATGCGgaaaacaaaactacaaaaattaAAGGAAATTTCTGGATTGTTGCGACTAGTGGTCAAAACTGCCTGCAAAG ATGGGCCAAAAATTAAAAGCCAAGAATTCCTTGACGCAGTATTTGTGATATTGCGGCACGACTTTCAAAAAGTTCATCTTGGAGGAACTTATCTTCACTTACTTGTACATGAGCTGCTCACTTCTCGTGTACAAATATCCCATGTAACACCACAGCAGTGGAAAG aCATTCTGTTTATTTGTTGTTCCTCATTTGAAAACGGGGACTTTTATGGCGTAGGAGTTGTACGCGCCATGCAAATAATCAAGTCTCTGCTGTTATGTGTTCTAATGCAATGTCAAATATCAAATTTTGAGTTCCTGTTCTCGTTTTTCAATAACTGTATAAAGAAAAA ATCCCAGTGCTCTGGTACAGTGTTAGAGCCCACATTGACTTGCATGTTGGAGTTCTGTAAAACCAAAGTATGCAGCAACACACATGAGGTATTACTGCTGGGTAAAGCTACACTGCCTATGCTAGTTGGTTTATTATCAAGCAAAGCAACAACAGATGTGGCGAAAACAAAGATCCTGGAATTCTCTCTTTTTCAG ATTCAAGCATTGAATCATTACTCATTGGTTGGAGATACATATTATTGGACAGACAACCACCAATGGGGTGAACTACTAAAAAATTTGCTTTTCCACACTGAGACATTTATCTGCTCAAACAAGCATAATGCTGATCAG TTTCCAAACTGCAAAGGAACAGATGTAGCGGTTGAATTATCCtctgttattttaattcatttctTTTCCATGAAACAGCAACATAAAAGTTCCATAATG cCAGTGGAACCTGCAGACCAAAACGGAGTTACATTTTCTCAGATTTTCCAACCATCTTGTATTGTGGACCTTGTGAAACAGAGGATAGAAACCCAAAGTTTGTCCAACGCACAGTGGTGGCTAAAG GTCCTACAGACACTGCTACAAAAACCGgatatttttacacaaaaagaTCTTTTGCATTTTACCTATGCACTATACGAGCTGCTAACAAGGAAAATATCAAATGAAGTGACCACTGATGTGTTAACTTGCCTGTgttatatgtgtgtttggAAACCAACTAATGAGCAAa GTGacaactatttatttaaaatttggagAAAAGTTTTTGAGATAACACGGCAATTTGCGTCTTCTCTCGTAACGTTAAAGAATCTCTCGCTTTCTAATTCTGCATTCACACTGATGTCATCAGTGTTGCAAAATGACCAAGaacataagtttaaaatacttggCAACACTCCTAATCTTTTAAACAGCTTATGGCCAGTGATATACATGTCCCAAAGACCCACAAG GGGTTTTCTTTTATTCCTATGCACCTGGATAAAGATACACGGTCTTGAAGAAATAGCTGACTCATCACTTGTGACTCAGCTAAAAAAAGAGCAGTGCAAcagttttcaaataaaacagtgCATGCCTATAAGATGTGGTATCCTGGATTGGCTTTTGCAATTTTTGAACTCAAAAACACAGGATTCATCGCTATTATTAAAGGACTCTGCAGCTTCAGATGCTACAGCTATGAACTCAAGTGATTTTGACGTAAAAATTGCGTCAATTTTGCTAATAGCTTTATGTTGTGAAGACCCCAGGGCTTGCCTTCAGCGATTTTTGGCGAaaagttttgaattttctttggtTTCTGTTGAATTTGAAACACCTGAAGGTGCGTTCTGGTTCACGACTGCTGCTTCTAAGTTTTCTGGAAGTTTCTGGGAAAAGAAAGTCTC aGCAGAGATTCCAACCCTGGTATATGAAGATGTCCCTGAAGTGTTGCCGTGCAAATATTTTCATGATGCACTTAGCAAGCACATAGCCAACAACACCCAagatctggcaacactgcaactCAATGAACCGAACATAGAGATCATCAAAAAAAACCTGACAACACTGAATTTGTTGGTCTATTTATCAATGAAATGGCCTTTTCATG ATTGGGaaaaaaatcttgaaaaaGTTTCGACAGTTTTGAGTGCCATTTCTGACCAATTGAAAAGGTTGCAACTCTCATATAAAGACAGCACACATAACAATGCAGTCTATGGTGCTTTGACAGCCATTTTGGATGGTCTATTATCAGCTAATACTGTCATATCTCAAACCTCTAACAGcagaaaacagaaaattttggaatttcttttaaaaaagctTGACAGTGTGCATGAGGTTACTCTCGAAATATTTCGGATTTCTGTTTTTTCCGGAAGATTCGATGCAGATGCTGGTAATGGTTCCTCTTCAAATTGTGAGGACTTTGGGAGGATGGGCAGTGAAGATCTGGAAGGATCCTTTTCCCAACATCCAAATCCTCCTCCAGAGGGAAGGAGAGAGCATGCTgctatagaaatattatatgaaGATGCAAAAGGAAGGAATGGAGCATCGACAACCACAG AATCTACACCCAGCCGTAAAGAATTAGCAAGAGTTAGCACAAAACTTATAGTTGGCATTGAAAGACTGCTGAAGTTAAACAAATGGACAGATATGTTGGACATATTTAATGATGATCAGTTTAAAATAGCAGACGATACAAAAGCTACATCTCTGGTCTATTTTATGAAG CACCTTGGGTCTTGCATTGGCCACAGTTTCACAGAATCTGCTGCAAAATCTTTGATCAAATTAATGCGATCCTTATTTCGGTGTCATTATCAAGATCAACTTCTTTGTGCTGCCTGTTTGGAAGCTCTTTCTCGAATAATTGCCAAATTTCCATTTTCTCAAGAATCAGGAAATATTttatg TCATCACGACGTTGTATCGTTGCTTCAAATAATTCAGAAGCTAATTTCCAAAGAGACTTGCGGGGCAGAAGTGAAAATCGGTTACATCATGTGCCTGTCTGCTTTATTTAACACTTACACCAGCCAGGAAAACAATTTTGAAGACCCTGGATCACTACAGAGCAAATTTGGAG tatCTTGCTCCATTATTGAATTTCTTGCTGATGGCAACTCTGCTGTGAGGTTTTGTTGCATCTACCACTTACGAAACCTGTTTAAACCGGTTCAAAGTGGAAACAATGCTTATGAGAAGCTGCAGTTTCATAAGGAGCTTCTTACGCAAATTTGCAAAG tcgGCAGATTTTGCGATTTTCGAAAAAAACCGTCTCAAACAACTGCGCAAAAAGTTGCTGAGTATAATATACAGAAACTACACTTCTTAAACACATATGTTCTCGCTCTATGTTCTGTTGTCTGTCATAAAAGTTATAATCTCGACCAGCAAGTCATTATGGAGATATGTAATGCTACAAGGGGTTTTGAACACTTGGAAAATGATAGAGagatttttggaaaatttatcGAAATTTCCTGTTCTGTAACAAAGTTCTTTACTTTAGAGAATTGTGGTCCATTAG gTACAAAATTGAAGATTTACATTTCAAAATTTCTGCCTTATATTTTAAGCCAGTGGTGCCAGCACAGGGAAAATACTTGGAAAATGTTTCCctactttttatttggttgTCATACCATGTCGGAATTCACCAAAACCCACTATAGCAGTTTTATTCCTGTTTTGGTTGCGGAAAGTTCTggaaaaaaagacaaaatggCCGCCGTGTTGAAATATTATGATAATGTCAAAGTCGTTCAAAGTTGCTTGGCTTCAATTTTGCCATTTGTTGTTGTGAATGTTGCTGCTAAAA GCAGCAAAACCAGCCAAATTTTTctcaaaattgaaaaacagAAGTGCATTGAAATAATACAGTGGCTGGCCAGTGTATCTGAGTACAACAGCAAATCACAAATGGTTCTCCACAACCTACCAATAGTCCTACACAACCTGTTCCTTATGTACCACCCTTTATGTGAAGATCATGACACAGATTTATGTTGTATGTCAAACACTGACCCAAACCCATTTGCATTTGCTGGAATAGATGAAACGCATCTTgaag cctGCTTATGTACCTTACTACAATTGTGCAATGCACAATACAATACAGATGGTCAATCTTGGAAGCCAgctttaatttctttgttagTGGAAAGCTCTAACTTTCATACAGTATTACTTTCAATGCAAGAGGAAATTTCAAGTGCTGTGAATGTTGTTGAACAGAAAAGAGCATTACTAGCGTACCG GTATTTCTGTTTATTTGTTGTCGAAAATTTGGAATTACTTGGAGAAATGCAGAATTTTTTTCTTCGTAGTACAATATGTATTTTCTTTCACCATGCAATTGAAGTTTCTGAAatg GTCAAATCTCCTGGCAAAACCAGCCACCTATGTTACCCCACCCTGGCATGCATCTGCATTAACACTTGCTTTAATGTCTACACCGCTGTGTCTCAACTAGGCAGTTTAAACTGCATTGAAATTTTGGCCAGTAGACCAGTAGTACATATAGCACTGTTGGCATTATTTTCCATCTCAAATGCTTGTGACATGGATCGGGATAATATTAATCTTTCTGTTAGCGAACTTTACTTGTTCTTGATGGAAAATAA TAAAATGCAAACAGCTTACCAACCTGCACTGCATGCATACCCGGTGTCAACCAGGAACACATTATATGCGCGTATTCAAAACTCAAACATTACCAACACGCCTGTT CTGCCATACGAAAACAGTAACATCACAAAAACAGAGATTTTGCAAATTTTGCTGCAGAGCATAGAAGACAGTATTATTATGGATGGCTTGGGCTATT ATATAGATAATTTACAAGAAGGAATTCTTCTCCAAACGATTGAAACTTTGCAAGATATGAATAAAAACGAGCGGAAACGAAATCAAATATTACTTAAATCTCAATTCAATAAATCACTTAAGTTCTCATTTgaaaacagcaaaataaag GTTTTAATTGGAAAGTTCATTGGATTAGTTGGTTCTGAAATTTGTGAAGATACGGAATTGGAGCAGCAACAGCAAG AAAACTCATGTTTTACGGCTCTACTGAACGAGCTATGTACTTTGGTTTTCCATACACATCTACCTACTGCTAAAGCTGCTGTTGATTCTACCATAAAACTTGTCAAAATAAAGCACATTCAAAAATCTTTGTCCAGCATACCCCAACATAAAAGAACACTTGAAGTGTTAAAGGGATTTAA CATTAAAACTAAGACTGAAGAAACAGCTACACAATGTGACAAATCACTTTTAAACAACCAGCAATTATGGTCATGCCGCcacaaaaatttcaaaacttggATTACAGAATTGACAACTGCTATGCTGCTTGCATGTGAGATTCAACATTTGCATGCATTGGTTGGAATATGCAG GCTTTCCCCAACACTATGCAGTCATGTTCTACCCCATACAATACTACAAGTTCTTCTTTATGATCAAGCCATGAAAGATGTTTTATCAAATGGAATCATGGCTTCATTGAACTCAGCATTTGAAG AAAATAATTTACCACTGAACCATTCATCCTTACATACCATCCTGTTAACGCTACAATATCTTCGTGAAAACGGGACGTGCAACACTGCAA aTTTTGCGCAACAATCTTCAAACAGGAACCAACCaaag GTTTTTGGACCAAATAGCTTGAGTTATCTTCTGGACATAAACTTACTTACTGCAGCCAAGGTTTCACTTATATGTGGATCTTCATACCAGGCTATTCTATACACTGAAAGCTGGGCAG ATTCTGTAGAAGACAGCATGTACAAATCTGCTCAGCAAAGCAATGGAAATT ctgACAGGGTAAAATTTCCCAGAGGGTCCACTTCTAGAACTACTTCTGCTCATATCTCTTCAACCACCACTTCTAACCCTGTTTCTAACATCGTTAATTTCTTGGATGCTGAAAAAAGAAAGTCGCTTATACAGTTTCGACAGTTAGGCAAATGTTGTGCATTAGATGTTATGCAAGAATTAGGAaaacaag GCAAAGACGCAATCTCAATTCTAACGGAGGCGTATAATTTTATCGGCGACGTCGACGGTTTGTACGGCGTCATCGTGTCACCCGTGCATGGCTCACAAGATGCACCGCTGCTGAATATGTACGAGAAAGAGGGATGTTGGGATAAACTGCTAAAAAGCCATGACTTGCTGTTGTCTATACCTGGTGGTAGTAAGTCTAACATG GGTGAAGTAGTAGCTTCACTTCAAAACTGTAGCTTGTCACATGTATGTGATATGTATATGAGAGGAATTTCTAAAGATCACACTGCTTTTGCTAGTGATGAG TTGCTTCAAGACCTTCAATACAAATCAGTGTGGACAGCTGGGCAGTGGGACGTGGCCAGCTTGCACGGGGTGCACGGGATGCACGGAGCTGCCAAGACTTCATTCCACAAGCACATGTTCCACGCGATGCACGCTATGCACAACAACTGCCCATTAAAGTTTACCCTTGCCCTTGAAAATGGACGCACCCATGCAGTTCT caaattaCTGGGAGAGCCTCTGAAGTCTGTATCATCTAATCTAGAACCTGTGGTGTCTAGATTACAATGCTTGAGTGAAATGGAAGAAATTGAGAG AATATTGCGCAACACTGGCGACCTTCAACAAGCTGTAAATACATGGGTATCCAATCCAGTGTTTCCAGGTTCATATTCAAAGTTTGAGGATGTGGATTTGGTCATGTCATGCCGGACAACACTGTTCTCTCTTCTTTTGTCAAG gtcagaaaatgaagaaaatagtTTGCATGAATCATATCTACAACATCTGCTTAATTGTGTGAAAATATCATGCCATTATAAGCAGTTACAACATGCCAAAAAAGTCCTCGTTAAGCTCAAGACAGCCACACAAATGTGCGTTAATGAGACCTCTATGGTAGGATGGCCGTTTAAAATTCATTTGGAGGAAGCAAAACTGCTTTGGGAAGAACAG GATCAAGTGTTTGCGCTCGCTATGCTGCAAAATCTAAAACGGCAACTCAATCCATGTGCAATAGTTGACGACCATGTGACATTGGTGCACGCTGAGACACTCAGGGTCCTTGGCACCTGGCTGCACGAACTACACTTTGTGGGGCCTTCGGAGATATTAGAAGAATACTTGTATAAG GCGCTAAAAATGTCAGAAAATTTGATGAATTCTTTATCTAATGATAAACTGCAAGGGGGAACCACACGAGAAATTGTAGCAGCTTGCTTCACCCTTGCTAAATTTGCTGACCAACAGTATTTACAG AtcacaaaatacaaattatcAAATGAATATGCACAAAAAAAGGCTCTTGCTGAAGCTCCCACACAAGAGATGCTATCAATGAAAAAGATGGGCGAACAATTGTCACGGAA AACTCAAATCCTGGTTTCCAAAAACTCCAATCTTGATCTTAAAGAACTGACGAGGATTGAAGATAAAGAGGAGAAGTTCCTTAAGTGTGCTCTCGAGACTTACATCAAATGTCTGAAGATGTCAGATGAGCATGATACCCTTATGAACag AATATGTTCCTTATGGTTTTCAAACAATCTGCTTGCCATTACAAACGATATAATATCAGATGGACATAGCTCACTACCATCTTACAAGTATATTCCACTTGCTTACCAGTTAGCTGCAAGGTTAAAGACCCCAACCAACGATAGCTACTTTCAAAACATGTTACAGGAG attttgctTCGTGTTACAGTTGACCACCCCTACCATACTTTGTTTGTTATCCTTGCTCTCACACATGCTCATAAAGATGAGGAGAAATATGCTCCTCCTCCCTCCAAGAGAACAAAGAgtgaaagaaataaaaaa AACACAGTCACCACTTCCACGATTACAGCTGCTTTAAACCTCCTTGCAAAAGTTGAACGAGTTAAACCAGATCTTGTGTCAGCCACAAAACTACTTTCTTTACTTTATATTG aatttgcGAATTTTGACGCCTCTCCTTGGAAAAATCAACCTGGCCAAAAAATCTCTCTTCCAAAGTCGTTACCATTTTACAAACTTTGCGAAAGAAATTCAAAACTTTCGTTAAAAATTCAGCAAGTCAATTTACCAACCACTTACACACCTGTTGATAAAACTGCCATATATGATGATTCTGTTG GCATGTCAGATTCAAAGTTTCAACCATATTCCAAACCTGTGGTGGCGTGA